The proteins below come from a single Aspergillus oryzae RIB40 DNA, chromosome 5 genomic window:
- the ade1 gene encoding bifunctional aminoimidazole ribotide synthase/glycinamide ribotide synthase (glycinamide ribonucleotide synthetase (GARS)/Aminoimidazole ribonucleotide synthetase (AIRS)), with product MSQEQLRVLIVGNGGREHALAWKLSQSPRVEIVYVAPGNGGTGSGATSKITNANVKGNNYPGLVAFAQKNGVNLVVPGPEAPLVDGIQGYFQAVGIRCFGPSKAAARMEGSKAFSKDFMKRHNIPTAAYENFREYEPARQYIDSISHNVVIKADGLAGGKGVVIPQTKEEAHQALREMMLDRQFGDAGNEVVIEEYLEGDELSVLTFSDGYTIRSLPPAQDHKRIFDGDQGPNTGGMGCYAPTPISSKEVLEEIDRTIVQPSVDGMRRDGFPFVGILFTGLMMTKNGPKVLEYNVRGGDPETQTLLPLLSDDTDLAEIMVACTEHWLDGVSINVKPDFSTTVIAVAGGYPGSYAKGKAITLDPVPEDTLIFHAGTTLVGNELQTFGGRVIASTATASSLEEAVRKSYSGISTIHFEDMFYRKDIAHRAFRQRDAVASQKESLTYASAGVSIDAGNDLVNQIKSSVAQTKRPGTDAVIGGFGGLFSLAAANSAYHPHSPTLIGAIDGVGTKLKIAHTVGVHDTVGIDLVAMNVNDLVVQGAEPLFFLDCYSCGKLDVNTASAFVTGVANGCVQAGCALIGGETAEMPGLFIDDTYDAVGAAVGAINTTGDNARTILPETSAMQDGDVLLALASSGPHSNGYSLVRKIVERSGLSYNDPAPFSMPFSDEPLSLGRALLTPTRIYVKPLLKALSIPSSNKTTGHFSSAIKGLAHITGGGLVDNVPRMLPSTLTAHINVSTWQLPPVFAWLKKNGNVTATEMARALNCGVGMIIAVEKEAAAAVKDLLQKEGETVYEVGELKAKKEGEEGCILQGLETWDA from the exons ATGTCCCAAGAACAGTTGCGcgtcctcatcgtcggcaaCGGCGGCCGCGAACATGCCCTGGCTTGGAAGCTAAGTCAATCCCCTCGGGTCGAAATCGTCTATGTCGCCCCAGGTAATGGTGGAACTGGTTCGGGGGCTACTAGCAAGATTACAAATGCCAACGTCAAGGGCAATAACTACCCTGGCCTAGTGGCTTTTGCTCAAAAGAACGGAGTCAATTTGGTGGTTCCGGGACCGGAAGCCCCTCTTGTGGATGGCATCCAAGGATATTTCCAAGCAG TCGGTATTAGGTGCTTTGGCCCTTCCAAGGCCGCTGCGCGCATGGAGGGCTCCAAGGCCTTCTCCAAGGATTTCATGAAGCGTCATAACATTCCCACGGCTGCGTACGAGAACTTCCGCGAGTATGAGCCTGCCCGTCAATACATTGACTCCATTTCCCACAATGTTGTCATCAAGGCAGATGGTCTGGCTGGTGGTAAGGGCGTTGTTATCCCGCAGACCAAGGAGGAGGCCCACCAAGCACTCCGCGAAATGATGTTGGACCGCCAGTTCGGCGATGCCGGTAACGAGGTTGTTATCGAAGAGTACCTCGAGGGTGATGAGCTCAGTGTTCTCACCTTCAGTGACGGCTACACCATCCGTTCCCTCCCTCCTGCGCAGGATCACAAGCGTATCTTCGACGGTGACCAGGGTCCCAACACCGGCGGTATGGGCTGCTACGCTCCTACCCCAATCTCTTCTAAGGAAGTCCTTGAGGAGATCGACCGCACCATTGTGCAGCCTTCAGTTGACGGCATGAGGAGAGATG GCTTTCCCTTCGTGGGTATCCTCTTCACCGGTCttatgatgacgaagaaTGGCCCTAAGGTCCTCGAATATAATGTTAGAGGTGGAGACCCGGAGACTCAGACTCTCCTGCCCCTGCTCAGTGATGACACTGATCTGGCGGAGATCATGGTTGCTTGTACCGAACACTGGCTCGACGGTGTCTCCATCAACGTCAAGCCCGACTTCTCAACCACCGTCATCGCCGTGGCGGGTGGATACCCTGGATCTTATGCTAAGGGCAAAGCCATCACCCTTGACCCGGTTCCAGAGGACACCTTGATCTTCCATGCTGGAACCACACTCGTTGGCAACGAACTCCAGACCTTCGGTGGTCGGGTCATTGCTTCCACCGCTACAGCATCGAGTCTCGAGGAGGCTGTCCGCAAGAGCTATTCTGGCATTTCCACAATTCACTTTGAAGACATGTTCTACCGTAAAGATATCGCGCACCGCGCCTTCAGGCAAAGAGATGCTGTTGCATCCCAGAAGGAGTCTCTCACCTATGCCTCTGCCGGTGTTTCTATTGACGCTGGCAATGACCTCGTCAACCAGATTAAGAGCTCTGTTGCCCAGACCAAGCGTCCTGGTACAGATGCGGTGATCGGTGGCTTCGGAggcctcttttctcttgctgctgccaaCTCTGCCTACCACCCTCACTCCCCTACATTGATCGGAGCCATCGATGGTGTTGGGACCAAACTCAAGATCGCACACACCGTGGGAGTCCACGACACGGTGGGTATTGACCTTGTAGCCATGAACGTCAACGACCTGGTCGTCCAAGGCGCAGAGCCCCTATTCTTCCTCGACTGCTATTCTTGTGGTAAATTGGACGTCAACACGGCCTCCGCCTTCGTCACTGGTGTTGCCAACGGTTGTGTGCAGGCCGGATGTGCTCTCATTGGTGGTGAGACTGCCGAAATGCCTGGCCTCTTCATTGACGACACCTATGATGCTGTGGGTGCTGCCGTGGGTGCGATTAACACTACTGGAGACAATGCTCGTACTATTCTTCCGGAAACCTCCGCTATGCAAGATGGTGATGTTCTCCTCGCCTTGGCTTCCTCCGGTCCTCATTCGAACGGGTACTCTCTCGTCCGGAAGATCGTGGAACGCTCTGGATTGAGTTACAACGACCCAGCTCCTTTCTCGATGCCTTTCAGCGACGAACCTCTTTCCCTCGGCCGTGCCCTCCTTACCCCAACCCGCATTTACGTGAAGCCTCTTCTGAAAGCGCTCTCCATTCCCTCCAGCAACAAGACTACCGGCCACTTCTCGTCAGCCATTAAAGGTCTTGCCCACATCACTGGTGGTGGTCTGGTTGACAATGTGCCTCGTATGCTACCTTCGACGCTGACTGCGCATATCAACGTCTCTACCTGGCAGCTCCCGCCGGTTTTCGCCTGGCTTAAGAAGAACGGTAATGTCACTGCCACTGAGATGGCGCGTGCGCTTAACTGCGGTGTGGGTATGATCATTgctgttgagaaggaggccgCGGCCGCAGTAAAGGATCTGCTGcagaaggagggagagacGGTCTACGAGGTCGGTGAactcaaggccaagaaagagggagaggagggatGTATCCTCCAAGGATTGGAGACGTGGGACGCTTAG